The sequence ccccaaatgtccccaaacgtcccaaaatgtccccaaatgtcccgaATTGTCCCCAAAACGTCCCCGTTTGTCCCCAGATGTTCATCGTGGACAAGGTCGAGGGCGACCTTTGCTCCTTCAACGAATTCTCCATCACCGGCTCCACCTACGCCCCCGAGGGGGAAGTGTGAGTTTGGGGTCCCCAAATGTCACCTGAGGTCCCCAAATGTCACCTGGGGGCCCCAAATGTCACCTGCGGGGCCCCAAATGTCAGCTGAGGGCCCCCAATGTCACCTGAGGGCCCCAAATGTCACCTGGGGGGGTCCCAAATGTCACCTGAGGGTCCCCAAATGTCACCAGAGGGCCCCAAATGTCATCTGCGGGTCCCAAATGTCACCTGAGGGCCCCAAATGTCACCTGGGGGTCCCAAATGTCACCTGAGGGTCCCCAATGTCATCTGGGGGGTCCCCAAATGTCACCTGAGGGTCCCCAAACACCACCTGGGGTCCCCAAATGTCACCTGGGGGTCCCAAATGTCACCTGGGGGGTCCCCAAATGTCACCTGGGGGGTCCCAAATGTCACCTGGGGTCCCCAAATGTCACCTGAGGTCCCCAAATGTCACCTGCGGGTCCCAAATGTCACCTGGGGTCCCCAAATGTCAGCTGAGGGCCCCAAATGTCACCTGGGGTCCCCAAATGTCAGCTGAGGTCCCCAAATGTCACCTGGGGGGTCCCCAAATGTCACCTGGGGGTCCCAAATGTCACCTGGGGGGTCCCCAAATGTCACCTGGGGGTCCCCAAATGTCACCAGAGGGCCCCAAATGTCACCTGCGGGTCCCAAATGTCACCTGGGGGTCCCCAAATGTCACCTGCGGGTCCCCAAATGTCAGCTGAGGGCCCCCAATGTCACCTGTGGTCCCCAAACGTCACCTGCGGGTCCCAAACGTCACCTGGGGGTCCCCAAATGTCACCTGAGGTCCCCAAATGTCACCTGGGGGTCCCAAATGTCACCTGGGGGTCCCCAAATGTCACCTGCGGGTCCCCAAATGTCACCTGAGGTCCCCAAATGTCATCTGCGGGTCCCAAATGTCACCTGAGGGCCCCAAATGTCACCTGCGGGTCCCCAAATGTCACTGGAGGTCCCCAAATGTCATCTGCGGGTCCCAAATGTCACCTGAGGGCCCCAAATGTCACCTGGGGGTCCCAAACGTCACCTAGGGGTCCCCAAATGTCATCTGCGGGTCCCAAATGTCACCTGAGGGCCCCAAATGTCACCTGCGGGTCCCCAAATGTCACCTGGGGGTCCCAAATGTCACCTAGGGGTCCCCAAATGTCACCTGGGGGTCCCAAACGTCACCTGAGGGTCCCCAATGTCACCTGGGGGTCCCAAATGTCACCTGGGGGTCCCCAAACGCCACCTGGGGGTCCCAAATGTCACCTGAGGgtccccaaaaccacccccgtgtcccccgtgtccaCCCTGACCCCAATGTCCTCTTGATGTCCCCTCTGACCCCGATGTCCCTCAATGTCCACCCTGACCCCAATGTCCACCCTGATGGCCCCCAATGTCCCTCAATGTCCCCTCTGACCCCAATGTCCACCCtgcccccaatgtcccctcTGACCCCCTCTGTCCCCTTGAGGTCCCCTGtgaccccaatgtcccccctGACCCTGATGTCCACCCTGCCCCTGATGTCCTCCTGATGTCCCTCAAtgtcccccctgcccccaaTGTCCACCCTGCCCCCGATGTCCCTCAATGTCCCCTCTGACCCTGATGTCCACCCTgacccctgtgtcccctctgacccctctgtccccttGATGTCCCCTCTGACCCCGATGTCCCTCAATGTCCCCTCTGACCCTGATGTCCACCCTgacccctgtgtcccctctgacccctctgtccccttGATGTCCCCTCTGACCCCAATGTCCCTCAATGTCCCCTCTGACCCTGATGTCCACCCTgatccctctgtcccctctgacccctctgtccccttGATGTCCCCTCTGACCCCAATGTCCCTCAATGTCCCCTCTGACCCCAATGTCCACCCTGCCCCCAATGTCCACCCTGACCCCGATGTCCCTCAATGTCCACCCTGACCCCAATGTCCACCCTtgcccccaatgtcccctcTGACCCCGATGTCCCTCAATGTCCCCCCTGACCCCAATGTCCCCTCTGACCCCGATGTCCCTCAATGTCCCCTCTGACCCTGATGTCCACCCTgatccctctgtcccctctgacccctctgtccccttGATGTCCACCCTGACCCCGATGTCCCTCAATGTCCACCCTgccccccaatgtcccctctGACCCCGATGTCCCTCAATGTCCCCCctgaccccgctgtcccccccgcccccgctgtcccctgaCGTCCcgggctgtccccaggctgaaGCAGGACCGCCCGGTCAAGGCCGGCCAGTACGACGGCCTGGTGGAGCTGGCCACCATCTGCGCCCTCTGCAACGACTCCTCGCTGGACTACAACGAGGGTGACCGCGCTGGCCCCTCCCCACCGCGGTGTCCCCACCCCAGGTGACACCGGGTGACCCCCGcggtgtccccgcggtgtccccgCAGTCCAAGGGGGTCTACGAGAAGGTGGGCGAGGCCACCGAGACGGCGCTGACCTGCCTGGTGGAGAAGATGAACGTCTTCAACACCGACGTCAGGAACCTGTCCAAGGTGGAGCGCGCCAACGCCTGCAACTCCGTGAGTGCCACCTGCTGGGCCACCTGCTGGGCCACCTGCTGGGTCACCTCCTGGGTCACCTGGGCCACCTGCTGGGCCACCTCCTGGGCCACCTGGAGAACCTGGAGAACCTCCTGTCACCTCCTGGGCCACCTCCTGGGCCACCTCCTGGGCCACCTGGAGAACCTGGGGAACCTCCTGTCACCTCCTGGGCCACCTGGAGAACCTCCTGGGCCACCTCCTGGGCCATCTGGGGAACCTCCTGGGTCACCTCCTGGGCCACTTCCTGGGCCACCTCCTGGGCCACCTGGGGAACCTGGGAACCTCCTGTCACCTCCTGGGCCACCTCCTGGGCCACCTCCTGGGTCACCTCCTGGGCCACCTGGGGAACCTGGGGAACCTCCTGTCACCTCCTGGGCCACCTCCTGGGCCACCTCCTGGGTCACCTCCTGGGTCACCTGGGTCACCTGGGTCACCTCTGTCACCTCCTGGGTCACCTGGGGAACCTCCTGGGTCACCTCTGTCACCTCCTGGGTCACTTCTGTCACCTCCTGGGCCACCACCTGTCTCAccacctgtcccacctgtaTCACCTCCTGTGTcaccacctgtgtcacctgtcccacctgtcccacctgtgtcacctgtgtcaccacctgtgtcacctcctGTGTCAccacctgtcccacctgtgtcacctgtgtcacctgtcccacctgtcccacctgtgtcacctgtgtcacctcctgtgtcacctgtgtcacctgtcccacctgtccaCCTGTCCACCTGTGTcaccacctgtgtcacctgtgtcaccacctgtgtcaccacctgtgtcacctgtgtcacctgtgtcacctgtccacctgtcccacctgtgtcaccacctgtgtcacctgtgtcacctgtcccacctgtcccacctgtgtcacctgtgtcacctgtgtcaccacctgtcccacctgtgtcaccacctgtgtcacctgtcccacctgtgtcacctgtgtcacctgtgtcacctcctgtgtcacctgtgtcacctgtcccacctgtcccacctgtgtCGCCTGGGTCacctcctgtgtcacctgtcccacctgtgtcacctgtgtcacctgtgtcaccacctgtgtcaccacctgtgtcacctgtgtcaccacctgtgtcacctcctgtgtcacctgtgtcacctgtcccacctgtgtcacctgtgtcacctcctgtgtcacctcctgtgtcacctgtcccacctgtgtcacctgtcccacctgtgtcacctgtgtcacctgtgtcacctgtgtcacctcctGTGTCACCCATCCCACTTGTGTCACCCgtcccacctgtgtcacctgtgtcacctcctgtgtcacctgtcccacctgtgtcacctgtcccacctgtgtcacctgtgtcacctcctgtgtcacctgtcccacctgtgtcacctgtgtcaccacctgtcccacctgtctcacctcctgtgtcacctcctgtgtcacctgtcccacctgtgtcaccacctgtgtcacctgtgtcacctgtgtcacctgtgtcacctgtctcacctgtgtcacctgtgtcacctcctGTGTCACCCATCCCACTTGTGTCACCCgtcccacctgtgtcacctgtgtcacctcctgtgtcacctgtcccacctgtgtcacctgtcccacctgtgtcacctgtgtcaccacctgtcccacctgtgtcaccacctgtgtcacctgtcccacctgtgtcacctgtgtcacctgtgtcacctgtgtcaccacctgtcccacctgtgtcacctgtgtcacctgtcccacctgtgtcaccacctgtgtcaccacctgtgtcacctgtcccacctgtgtcacctgtgtcacctgtgtcacctgtgtcacctcctgtcccacctgtcccacctgtgtccccccggtgtcccccaggTGATCAAGCAGCTGATGAAGAAGGAGTTCACGCTGGAGTTCTCCCGGGACCGCAAGTCCATGTCCGTCTTCTGCTCGCCGGCCAAGGCCTCGCGCGCCGCCGTGGGCAACAAGATGTTCGTCAAGGTGGgcggggggcacctgggggcacctgggggcacctggggggcacctgggtcACCTGagggtcacctggggtcacctgggtgTCACCTGGGTCATCATtgtcacctggggtcacctgggtcACCTGAGGGTCACCTGGGTCATCATTggcacctggggtcacctgagGGTCACCTGGGTCATCATTGTCAcctgggggctcctggggggtCACCTGAGGGTCACCTGGGTGTCACCTGGGTCATCATTGGCACCTGAGGGTCAGCTGGGGGTCACCTGAGGGTCACCTGGGTCATCATTGTCACCTGGGGGCTCCTGTGGAGTCACCTGAGGGTCACCTGGGTCATCATTGTCACCTGAGGTCACCTGGGTGTCACCTGAGGGTCACCTGGCTCATCATTGTCACCTGTGTGATGTCATCTGTGTCACCTGGGGGTCACCTGGGTCACCTGGGTCATCATTGTCACCTGGGTCACCTGAGGGTCACCTGAGGGTCACCTGGGTCATCATTGTCACCTGGGGGCTCCTGAGGGGTCACCTGAGGGTCACCTGGGTGTCACCTGGGTCATCATTggcacctggggtcacctgagGGTCACCTGAGGGTCACCTGGCTCATCATTGTCACCTGTGTGATGTCATCTGTGTCACCTGGGGGTCACCTGGGTCACCTGGGTCATCATTGTCACCTGAGGTCACCTGGGTGTCACCTGAGGGTCACCTGGCTCATCATTGTCACCTGTGTGATGTCATCTGTGTCACCTGGGGGTCACCTGGGTCACCTGGGTCATCATtgtcacctggggtcacctgagGGTCACCTGAGGGTCACCTGGCTCATCATTGTCACCTGTGTGATGTCATCTGTGTCACCTGGGGGTCACCTGGGTCACCTGGGTCATCATtgtcacctggggtcacctgagGGTCACCTGAGGGTCACCTGGCTCATCATTGTCACCTGTGTGATGTCATCTGTGTCACCTGGGGGTCACCTGGGTCACCTGGGTCATCATTGTCACCTGGGTCACCTGagggtcacctggggtcacctgggtgTCACCTGGGTCATCATtgtcacctggggtcacctgggtcACCTGAGGGTCACCTGGGTCATCATTggcacctggggtcacctgagGGTCACCTGGGTCATCATTGTCAcctgggggctcctggggggtCACCTGAGGGTCACCTGGGTGTCACCTGGGTCATCATTGGCACCTGAGGGTCAGCTGGGGGTCACCTGagggtcagctggggtcagctgggtCATCATtgtcacctggggtcacctgagGGTCACCTGAGGGTCACCTGGCTCATCATTGTCACCTGTGTGATGTCATCTGTGTCACCTGGGGGTCACCTGGGTCACCTGGGTCATCATTGTCACCTAGGTCACCTGAGGGTCACCTGAGGGTCACCTGGGTCATCATTGTCACCTGGGTCActtctgtcacctcctgtcaccccCGTCACCTCCATGTCCCACCACCCcgatgtccccgatgtccccgatgtccccgatgtccccaaccccatcacctccctgtcccaccACCACAATGTCCCCACGTGTCCCACCaccccgatgtccccaatgtccccaatgtccccaaccCCATCACCTCCATGTCCCACCaccccgatgtccccaatgtccccgatgtccccaaccCCATCACCTCCATGTCCCACCaccccgatgtccccaatgtccccaatgtccccaaccccatcacctccctgtcccaccactccaatgtccccgatgtccccgatgtccccaaccCCATCACCTCCATGTCCCACCACCCCGATGTCCCCGATGTTCCcgatgtccccagtgtccccgatgtccccaaccCCATCACCTCCATGTCCCACCACCCCACCCcgatgtccccgatgtccccagtgtccccaaccCGATCACCTCCATGTCCCAccaccccaatgtccccaatgtccccgatgtcccgaaccctgcccctccctgtcccaccacccccgatgtccccaatgtccccgatgtccccaaccccatcacctccctgtcccaccaccctgatgtccccaatgtcctcACCCCTCCCTGTCCACCCCGATGTCCCACCACGCCGATGTctccaatgtccccaatgtccccaaccccgtcacctccctgtcccaccaccccaatgtccccgatgtccatcacccctccctgtcccaccaCCCCGATGTCCCCACCCCGATGTCCATCACCCCGATGTCCCCGCGTGTCCCCAACcccatcacctccctgtcccaccACCCCGATGTCCCGTGTCCCCaccctgtcacctccctgtcccaccaccccaatgtccccaatgtccccaccctgtcacctccctgtcccaccaccccaatgtccccgatgtcctcacccctccctgtcccaccaccccgatgtccccgatgtccccaccctgccacctccctgtcccaccaccccaatgtccccgatgtccccaccctgccacctccctgtcccaccaccccgatgtccccgatgtccccgatgtcccccgatgtccccaaccCCGTCACCTCCTTCCAGGGCGCCCCCGAGGGGGTCATCGACCGCTGCAGCTACGTCCGGGTGGGCACCGCGCGGGTGCCGCTGACGCCGGCGGCCAGGAGAAGATCCAGAGCGTCATCAAGGAGTggggcacgggcagggacaccctgcgctgcctggccctggccacCCGCGACACTCCCCCCAAGAAGGAGGACATGCTCCTCGAGGACTCCACCAAGTTCGCCGAGTACGAGGTCGGTGGCCCCCAGGTGGCCCCGAGGTGGCCCCGCGGCCGGTTTTGGGTGGGGGGGATCTCGTTTTGGGTGGTGGGACCTTGTTTTGGGTGGTGGGATCTCCTTTTGGGTGGTGGGAACTTGTTTTGGGTGGTGGGATCTCGTTTTGGGTGGTGAGACCTTGTTTTGGGTGGTGGGATCTCGTTTTGGGTGGTAGGAACTTGTTTTGGGTGGTGGGACTTCAGTTTTGGGTGGTGGGACCACGTTTTGGGTGGTGGGACTTCAGTTTGGGTGGTGGGATCTAATTTTGGGTGGTGGGACCTCGTTTTAGGTGGTGGGAACTCGTTTTGGGTGGTGGGACTTCAGTTTTGGAGGTGGGACCTTGTTTTGGGTGGTGGGATCTCATTTTGGGTGGTGGGATCTCGTTTTGGGTGGTGGGATCTCATTTTGGGTGGTGGGATCTCGTTTTGGGTGGTGGGATCTCGTTTTGGGTGGTGGGACCTCGTTTTGGGTGGTGGGATCTCGTTTTGGGTGGTGGGACCTTGTTTTGGGTGGTGGGATCTCATTTTGGGTTGTGGGACCTCATTTTGGGGGTTTCTTGGGGCTTTATggtcttccttctcctccatgaCCTCCAAACCCCCATTTTTTGGGGTTCCTTCTCCTCCATGACCTCCAAacccccatttttggggttccttctcctccatgacctccaaaatctcattttgggggttccttctcctccatgacctccaaaatcccattttttgggGCTCCTCCTCCATGACCTCCAAacccccatttttggggttccttctcctccatgacctccaaaatcccatttttggggttccttctcctccatgacctccaaaattccttttttggggttccttctcctccatgacctccaaaatccctttttttggggttccttCTCCTCCATGACCTCCAAacccccatttttggggttccttctcctccatgacctccaaaatcccattttttgggGCTCCTCCTCCATGACCTCCAAacccccatttttggggttccttCTCCTCCATGACCTCCAAacccccatttttggggttccttctcctccatgacctccaaaatcccatttttggggttccttctcctccatgacctccaaaattccttttttggggttccttctcctccatgacctccaaaatcccatttttggggttccttctcctccatgacctccaaaatctcattttgggggttccttctcctccatgacctccaaaatcccattttttgggGCTCCTCCTCCATGACCTCCAAacccccatttttggggttccttctcctccatgacctccaaaattccttttttggggttccttctcctccatgacctccaaaatccctttttttggggttccttCTCCTCCATGACCTCCAAacccccatttttggggttccttctcctccttgaCCTCCAAacccccatttttggggttccttctcctccatgacctccaaaatcccattttttggAGTTCCTCCTCCACCGCCGCCCCCATAACTTCCTTCCTCGGACCTCCCTGACCCCACAcctccctttttcttctgcgtcccctcccaccccagaCGGACCTGACCTTCGTGGGCTGCGTGGGGATGCTGGACCCGCCCCGCAAGGAGGTGATGGGCTCCATCCGGCTGTGCCGCGACGCCGGCATCCGCGTCATCATGATCACCGGCGACAACAAGGGCACGGCCATCGCCATCTGCCGCCGCATCGGCATCTTCGGCGAGGACGAGGAGGTGTCCGGCCGCGCCTACACCGGCCGCGAGTTCGACGACCTGCCGCTGTCCGAGCAGCGCGAGGCCTGCCGCCGCGCCTGCTGCTTCGCCCGCGTCGAGCCCACCCACAAGTCCAAGATCGTGGAGTTCCTGCAGTCCTTCGACGAGATCACCGCCATGGTGAGGAGGGAGGGGCTTTGGGGAAGGAAGCTCTTGGGTGACGTCGTTTTGGGGGTCCACCATGGGTTGATGTAATTTTGGGGGTCCACCATGGAttgaggaggttttgggggtgaGGATTTATGGATTGAGGACATTTTGGGGGTCCACCAAGGATAGATGTCGTTTTGGGGGCCCACCATGGAttgaggaggttttgggggtgaGGATTTATGGAttgaggaggttttggggtgaagATTCATGGATTGAGGACATTTTGGGGGTCCACCAAGGATAGATGTAATTTTGGGGGTCCACCATGGAttgaggaggttttggggtggagATTCATGGATTGACATCGTTTTGGGGGCCCACCATGGAttgaggaggttttggggtggagATTTATGGATCGATGAGGTTTTGGGGGCCCACCATGGAttgaggaggttttggggtgaagATTTATGGATCAATGAGGTTTTGGGGGTCCACCATGGAttgaggaggttttggggtgaagATTCATGGATTGACATCGTTTTGGGGGCCCACCATGGATTGATGAAGTTTTGGGGTGAGGATTTATGGATTGAGGACAGTTTGGGGATCCACCATGGAttgaggaggttttggggtgacGTCATTTTGGGGGTCAACTGCCATTGATTGATGAGGTTTTGGGAGTCCACCATGGAttgaggaggttttggggtgaggATTTATGGATTGATGAGGTTTTGGGGGTCCACCATGGATTGATGTAATTTTGGGGGTCCACTATGGATTGATGAGGTTTTCGGGGTCAACTGCCATTGATTGAGGAGGTTTGGGGGTCCACCATCGATTGAtgtgggtttggggtcagaAGTTCTTGATTTGATGGGGTTTGGGCTCAAAAGGTCTTGACTGACGTCATTTTGAGGTCCCACCACTGTTTTGACGTCATTTTGGGGTCCCACCGCCGTTCTGACGTCATTTTGGGGTCCCACCACCGTTTTCACATCATTTTGGGGTCCCACCACCATTTTGACATTGTTTTGGGTTCCCACCACGATTTTGACGTCATTTTGGTGTCCCACCACCGTTCTGACGTCATTTTGGGGTCCCACCACCATTTTGACATCATTTTGGGGTCCCACCACCATTTTGACATCGTTTTAGTGTCCCACCACCATTTTGACGTCATTTTGAGATCCCACCACCATTTTGACGCCATTTTGAGATCCCACCCCCATTTTAACGTCATTTTGAGATCCCACCACCGTTTTGACGTCATTTTGGTGTCCCACCACCATTTTGACCTCATTTTGGGGTCCCACCACTGTTTTGACGTCATTTTGGTGTCCCACCACCATTTTGACGTCATTTTGGGATCCCACCACCGTTTTGACCTCATTTTGGGGTCCCACCACTGTTTTGACGTCATTTTGGGATCCCACCACCATTTTGACGTCATTTTGGGGTCCCACCACCATTTTGACGTCATTTTGGGATCCCACCACCGTTTTAACGTCATTTTGAGATCCCACCACCATTTTAACCTCATTTTGGTGTCCCACCACCATTTTGACATCATTTTGGGGTCCCACCACCATTTTGACATCATTTTGGGGTCCCACCACCATTTTGACGTCATTTTGAGATCCCACCCCCATTTTAACGTCATTTTGAGATCCCACCACCGTTTTGACGTCATTTTGGTGTCCCACCACCATTTTGACGTCATTTTGGGATCCCACCACCGTTTTGACGTCATTTTGGGGTCCCACCACCATTTTGACGTCATTTTGGGATCCCACCACCGTTTTAACGTCATTTTGAGATCCCACCACCGTTTTAACGTCATTTTGGTGTCCCACCACCATTTTGACGTCATTTTGGGGTCCCACCACCATTTTGACGCCATTTTGAGATCCCACCCCCATTTTAACGTCATTTTGAGATCCCACCACCATTTTGAAGTCATTTTGGTGTCCCACCACCATTTTGACGCCATTTTGAGATCCCACCCCCATTTTAACATCATTTTGAGATCCCACCACCATTTTGACctcattttgggggtcccaccACCCTTTTGACGCCGTTCCCGACGCCCCTCACGCCCTCCTTGTTTTGGAGTTCCACCATAAAAGCGACGCTCTCCCggccgctccggccccgcccccgaTGACTCTGGCGGTGTCCCCTCAGACCGGCGACGGCGTCAACGACGCGCCGGCGCTGAAGAAGGCCGAGATCGGCATCGCCATGGGCTCGGGCACGGCCGTGGCCAAGACGGCCTCGGAGATGGTCCTGGCCGACGACAACTTCTCCACCATCGTGGCGGCCGTGGAGGAGGGCAGGGCCATCTACAACAACATGAAGCAGTTCATCCGCTACCTCATCTCCTCCAACGTGGGCGAGGTCGTCTGGTGAGCGCCCAGTTCTGACCAGTTGGCACCAGTTGGCACCAGTTTGGACCGGTTGGGACCAGTTGGGACCGTTTGGGACCAGTTGGCACCAGTTGGGACCAGTTGTTGGTGCCGGATCCTGTTGGTGGTTGTTGGACTGGCccagttttgggttttctgccGGTTCAtaccagtttgtcccagttcagcccagttcagcccagtccatgccagtccctcccagtcccctcccagtccatcccagtcccatcccagtcccatcccagtccactcccagtgccctcccagttcctcccagtttataccaatcccctcccagtcccctcccagtccctcccaatcccctcccagtccctcccagtccatcccagcccactcccagtccatcccagtccctcccagtgccctcacagtccatcccagtccctccccctccatcccagtccatcccagtccactcccagtccatcccagtcccctcccagtccatcccagtccactcccagtccatcccagtcccctcccagtccctcccactCCACCCCAGTGCCCTTCCAGTgcattcccagtccctcccagtccctcccagtccatcccagcccactcccagtccatcccagtccctcccagtgccctcacagtccatcccagtccactcccagtccatcccagtccctcccagtgccctcacagtccatcccagtccctccccctccatcccagtccatcccagtccactcccagtccatcccagtcccctcccagtccatcccagtccactCCCAGTCcactcccagtcccctcccagtccatcccactCCACCCCAGTGCCCTTCCAGTgcattcccagtccctcccagtccctcccagtccatcccagtccactcccagtccatcccagtccatcccagtccctcccagtgccctcacagtccatcccagtccctccccctccctcccagtccctcccagtccactCCCAGTCcactcccagttcatcccagtccattcccagtccattcccagtCCACTCCCAGTgcattcccagtgccct comes from Corvus hawaiiensis isolate bCorHaw1 chromosome 41, bCorHaw1.pri.cur, whole genome shotgun sequence and encodes:
- the LOC125319309 gene encoding LOW QUALITY PROTEIN: sarcoplasmic/endoplasmic reticulum calcium ATPase 1-like (The sequence of the model RefSeq protein was modified relative to this genomic sequence to represent the inferred CDS: inserted 1 base in 1 codon); amino-acid sequence: DKTPLQQKLDEFGEQLSKVISLICVAVWAINIGHFNDPVHGGSWIRGAIYYFKIAVALAVAAIPEGLPAVITTCLALGTRRMAKKNAIVRSLPSVETLGCTSVICSDKTGTLTTNQMSVCKMFIVDKVEGDLCSFNEFSITGSTYAPEGEVLKQDRPVKAGQYDGLVELATICALCNDSSLDYNESKGVYEKVGEATETALTCLVEKMNVFNTDVRNLSKVERANACNSVIKQLMKKEFTLEFSRDRKSMSVFCSPAKASRAAVGNKMFVKGAPEGVIDRCSYVRVGTARVPLTPAAXEKIQSVIKEWGTGRDTLRCLALATRDTPPKKEDMLLEDSTKFAEYETDLTFVGCVGMLDPPRKEVMGSIRLCRDAGIRVIMITGDNKGTAIAICRRIGIFGEDEEVSGRAYTGREFDDLPLSEQREACRRACCFARVEPTHKSKIVEFLQSFDEITAMTGDGVNDAPALKKAEIGIAMGSGTAVAKTASEMVLADDNFSTIVAAVEEGRAIYNNMKQFIRYLISSNVGEVVCIFLTAALGLPEALIPVQLLWVNLVTDGLPATALGFNPPDLDIMDKPPRSPKEPLISGWLFFRYLAIGGYVGAATVGAAAWWFLFAEDGPSISYYQLTHFMQCSEHNAEFEGLDCDVFESPVPMTMALSVLVTIEMCNALNSLSENQSLARMPPWVNIWLVGSICLSMSLHFVILYIDPLPMIFKLTPLSVTHWLMVLKISFPVILLDEALKFIARNYLEADEGPRKTRK